The DNA segment CCCTTATACCCTTACACCCCTTCCTAAGAGACAAAAAAGCAAACCCAATATTAGGCATAAGCATGAAACGATGAAAGTTAATTTACATACCCCAGTTGAAGACGTACAAATCCAAATTATTCCCTTAATTGACGTTGTTTTTTGTATTCTGACCTTCTTTTTATTGGCAGCTTTGCAATTTACTCGACAGCAAGCTATCAATGTTGACTTGCCAAAAGCCAGTACAAGTACAGCCGCCGGCATAAATTCCACAGGAGGTAGCCAAATTGTTAGTGTAGATGCTGTTGGTAATACTTATATAGAAAAAGAACTGGTAAGAAGAGACGAGTTAGCACAAAGATTAAGACAATACGTACAAGCAAACCCTAGTGGTGTTTTAGTCCTCAACGCTTCACGCACAGCTACCTATAACGATGTCGTGGAGGTTTTAGATTTGTTGCGGCAAGTGGGAGGCGATCGCGTATCCTTAGGAATTATTCCTACTTCTGCCCAAACCCAACCCAATTTTTCCAATTTCCCCATTAATCCCGGTGTAGCACCCATACCCAACACCGCACCAATCCCAGGAATTAATCCCCCACCCAGTGAACTTACCCCCCAATTACCTACAGACCCTAATCAACCTCCAAGCGGACAAGGTACTATTCCTCTAAATCCTGACTTTTCTCCAGTCGTTCCTCAGGTTCCCGTAGCACCAGGCACTAATCCTGCACCGCAACAATGAGGTGGGTAATTGGTAATTGGTAATGGGGAATACAGTCAACATTCTCTTTTCCCCCTACTCCCTCATCTCCCCTGAAACCTAAAGATATGTAGAATATTTTTTCTTTGGAGAAAATATTTCTGGTAACTTACAAATAATTGGTTAAGCTTCAAATTCAAATACAGCAGTTTGCAATTCAGGGAAGTTATGGAATCCATAACACGCCTTAGATGTTTAGAGTCTTTCACTTCTGACCTCTGACTTCTGGCTTCTGCTGTATTTTTCCATCGATAGACTGGGTTATTTATCGCCAAGCACCATATACGTTTCAGGGGTTGAGGCAATGAACGAAATTGTGACGCTGCTAATTGTTTGGGTAGTTACATCTGTCAGCTTATTGATTATCAGTAAGTTACCTTTAGGTGTTGAAGTTGACTCTCCACAAAAAGCATTTATTTCTGCTGCTATTCTGGGTATTGTGACGGCAATCATCAGACCCATTTTACGGCTAATATTTGTAGTTCCCGATATCCTCACATTTAACTTGTTATCGGGTTTTTTCACCTTTATGATTGCCGTGGTTTGTTTTAGTATTGCAGCTTGGTTAGTCGAGGGTTTCCGTTTGCGCTTCGGAATCTGGAGTGCTGTGCTAGGCGCGTTTGCCCTGACTATTATTAACAGCTTAATCTACAAATTGTTGGGATTATAAGAATAAATTCGTCAGTTGTCAGTTGCTAGTTCTTACTACTGACAACTGACCACTAGCTACTAACAACTGACTAATGACTACTCATTTGGTGGAGCCACTGGGGTACTAGCTTGTTGCTGACGCTGTTCGCGTTTTTTGCGGTCTGCTGTCAACATATCAGCCATTACCGCTAGAGCTTGCGTCATCTTGTCCAGATTAGAGCGATATAACTCTAAATCCTTGCTGAATTTATCGTCAGAAAGATGTAAGCCTGCGGCAATGCTTTTTAGTGCCTCAGTGCGTTGCTTTTCGTCCTTGACTAAATCTGGGTTGGACTGTTCGAGCAATGTAAATAAACCGATCGCAAATAAACGACTGTATTTAAAGTTAGAATTATTAGCGATCGCTTGTAGTTGCGCTTGTAAGTCAGCATCCTGCTGTAAATGATTAGCTTGACTAAGCCACGCTACTAAATCATTTACAGGTAAGCTTTGAGCTACAGCTTGTAACCGTTCAGCATCCTGCCTATAGCGCTGCGGTTCTTGCTCTACAGCCTGACATATAGCACTAAAAATAGATTCCTTATCCCGTTCTGGTTGATAGCCTTCCATGAAGCGGTCAAAGGTAGTGACAACACCCAAAGCATAAATGGGATTGTAGCTAAAATCGACATTTACGGACAGCAGGTGCATTTCCACCATCAACTCTTCTACTACCCGACGATAAATTGTGTTAATCGGTCGGGTGTGGAGGGCGTAGAAAGTTCGCTTTGTATCAGAGACAGTACGCAATAATTCCATATTTACAAGGATTGTAGACTTTGACTCTAGTATTTCTAGTAACTATATAGTAAAACTTGGTTTTTACTGCTTAAAAACGCCTGCTTACGTACAAATGTACTACACTTCTAGTCTAGTGATTCTCTATTTTATCATTTCCCCATATTACATATAACCGCTTAAGCTGTACTACGATTAATTTGTGAGTTATTTGATTCTAAATATCAATTAATTTAG comes from the Nostoc sp. PCC 7120 = FACHB-418 genome and includes:
- a CDS encoding ExbD/TolR family protein, with amino-acid sequence MKVNLHTPVEDVQIQIIPLIDVVFCILTFFLLAALQFTRQQAINVDLPKASTSTAAGINSTGGSQIVSVDAVGNTYIEKELVRRDELAQRLRQYVQANPSGVLVLNASRTATYNDVVEVLDLLRQVGGDRVSLGIIPTSAQTQPNFSNFPINPGVAPIPNTAPIPGINPPPSELTPQLPTDPNQPPSGQGTIPLNPDFSPVVPQVPVAPGTNPAPQQ
- a CDS encoding phage holin family protein, whose protein sequence is MNEIVTLLIVWVVTSVSLLIISKLPLGVEVDSPQKAFISAAILGIVTAIIRPILRLIFVVPDILTFNLLSGFFTFMIAVVCFSIAAWLVEGFRLRFGIWSAVLGAFALTIINSLIYKLLGL
- the psb29 gene encoding photosystem II biogenesis protein Psp29, with amino-acid sequence MELLRTVSDTKRTFYALHTRPINTIYRRVVEELMVEMHLLSVNVDFSYNPIYALGVVTTFDRFMEGYQPERDKESIFSAICQAVEQEPQRYRQDAERLQAVAQSLPVNDLVAWLSQANHLQQDADLQAQLQAIANNSNFKYSRLFAIGLFTLLEQSNPDLVKDEKQRTEALKSIAAGLHLSDDKFSKDLELYRSNLDKMTQALAVMADMLTADRKKREQRQQQASTPVAPPNE